In Chitinophaga sp. H8, the sequence GTTGTTTCCATAAATAAATTCATTACAACCCACCCTTATTAGACACATCATTATTATTAATACCTCTTTTGGTCTTTTTAATACCTCCTTTGAGTTGACCCAGCCTGATGTCTGCACTCAGACTGAAATTCCGGAAATATTCACGAGACAGGGAGCTTTCATAAAAACTTTTTCCTGTTGTTGCTACCCGGTTATTCCGGTAAGTTGAAAATGGATTATTAACGGTTGCAGAAAGGGCTATATTCCCGCCCAACAGCTCTTTAGAAAGCGTAAAGGAAGACGTAATAACACGGTTGGAAATTGCTTGTAACGAAACAATATTGGGGCCAATAGCTGTAACGTTGACCATAAAACGCCATCCTTTATCAAACTTATGACTGCTGGATAGGTTGATGTTATATAAAAGGCTGTTGGTGCGCATAATAGCACCATCACTTTCGCCTTCCAACTTCACATAAGTGAGATTGGTATTCAATCCAAGGTTCCAGTTTTTGATAACAGGATAACCCAGACTGATATACCCAAGGATGGCATCCCCTTTTCCTACATTGGCAAAAGTAGCCACCATCACATTCCTGGTGGAATCAAAGGTGGTTATTCCAAGATCAAGGTTATTAAAGAAGGAATATCCAAGGCCCACATTAATATTAAATTTACCGGATTTCCCATATCCAAGGGTAAGGTTATTCATTAATGAAGGGGCCAGATTAGGGTTTCCCATAGATTCATAATTTGGATTAGCCCGGTTAACATAAGGGTTTAGCTTATGGATACCTGGTCTTTTTATACGCCTGGTAAATCCGAAGTTAAGGCTGTTACTGTTGTCTATCCTGTACCCAACTGCCACCGCAGGAATTAGATGTAGGAAACGCTGACGTACCTTCGAACGGGTTGAAATAAAATCTACGTCTGTAGCAGTTTGTTCCAGACGTACCCCCGCCTTTACCGACCATTTTTTCGCCGTAAAATTATAGGAGTTATAAATGCTGAATACGTTTTGATGATTATCAAACTGGTTACTGGCACTCGAATCCAATTCAAACGACTTGCTGACTTCATCCAGGTTGTAATGTTGATAATCGCTTTTATTAATCCTGAAGATCCCCTTAACACCGGCTTCTATAAGAAGTTTTTTTAAAGGATGTACATAATCGATCTGTACAGTTTGTTCCGAAGCTTTGCCATCATTAAACTGCCGGTAGCCTGGCAGGACATAGTTCACCCTGTTAATGATGCTTACATTGTTCGTCAGGTCATTATTGTTATTACTGTAATTGTAGGAAAAAGTGAGTAATCTGTTTTTATCTGCTTTAAACCCTGACTGATAATTAATGCCCGCCTCTATATTATAGGTTTTGTTTCTGGAGTCATTGAAAAAAACATACCCTTCAACCAATGCTCCTTCGCTCATTAATGCGGAATGGCGGTTATTGTCAGCATCGCCTTGATTCATATTGGTGCTGAACGATGCGAAAACCAGGTGGAGGCTATCTATTTCATAACTGATCTCCGTACCCAGATAACCTGCGCGGCTCTTTGTTTTGTCCTGCCCCTGCTGCACAAAGCTGGTGGGTTGCTCAGTTATAGTATTTCTGTAATTGTCAATATTAATAGCAGGGGTGTTATTCATGCTGCCACCTCCAAAAACAGCTATCCCCAAACGACCTTGTCTGGCTGCAAAGGAACCTCCGACACCCGGACCTCC encodes:
- a CDS encoding outer membrane beta-barrel family protein, whose amino-acid sequence is MKTLCQSFIVCVLTLLCQYENATGQTAPSALQNSGTQQVKTLGEVNVRAQKPVIRQEADRIIYDLQADPDSRSKSVLEMMRKIPFLSLDASNNMLLKGNSSYKIFINGKPSGMLTHNPKEVLGSMPASSIKEIEVITTPPAKYDAEGLAGIINIILVKKTTDGINGVINLSEKFPQGGPGVGGSFAARQGRLGIAVFGGGSMNNTPAINIDNYRNTITEQPTSFVQQGQDKTKSRAGYLGTEISYEIDSLHLVFASFSTNMNQGDADNNRHSALMSEGALVEGYVFFNDSRNKTYNIEAGINYQSGFKADKNRLLTFSYNYSNNNNDLTNNVSIINRVNYVLPGYRQFNDGKASEQTVQIDYVHPLKKLLIEAGVKGIFRINKSDYQHYNLDEVSKSFELDSSASNQFDNHQNVFSIYNSYNFTAKKWSVKAGVRLEQTATDVDFISTRSKVRQRFLHLIPAVAVGYRIDNSNSLNFGFTRRIKRPGIHKLNPYVNRANPNYESMGNPNLAPSLMNNLTLGYGKSGKFNINVGLGYSFFNNLDLGITTFDSTRNVMVATFANVGKGDAILGYISLGYPVIKNWNLGLNTNLTYVKLEGESDGAIMRTNSLLYNINLSSSHKFDKGWRFMVNVTAIGPNIVSLQAISNRVITSSFTLSKELLGGNIALSATVNNPFSTYRNNRVATTGKSFYESSLSREYFRNFSLSADIRLGQLKGGIKKTKRGINNNDVSNKGGL